One genomic region from candidate division KSB1 bacterium encodes:
- a CDS encoding DUF4136 domain-containing protein: MKTTKIFLAILLTAVLSGFSHDDIRSGYDREINFAELKTFGWVSVRRPLYSEANPSTENTLLENRIKRAVQEKLTTLGYEKLTASNPDFLIAYHIEVVNKLYLTYDGYGNGKNGASVHSYGSHRYRKYGLGKYGYGRYGYGRYGHGGFYGYSGSRPERLKTGEYKQVTLILEFVDPDSDQLIWRGRYVGAVMDWEISERKIRDAVNRIFRKFPGNRTETTENRWVWDRDNLIFKPVVNKNER; the protein is encoded by the coding sequence ATGAAAACTACGAAAATCTTCCTCGCCATCTTACTGACGGCAGTACTCTCGGGGTTTTCCCACGATGACATAAGATCAGGCTATGACCGCGAAATTAATTTTGCAGAACTCAAAACTTTTGGCTGGGTTAGCGTTAGAAGGCCTCTATATTCCGAAGCCAATCCATCCACAGAAAATACCCTCCTCGAAAACCGAATAAAAAGGGCGGTGCAAGAGAAACTAACGACGCTGGGATATGAAAAATTGACGGCTAGCAATCCGGATTTTCTAATTGCTTATCATATCGAAGTTGTGAATAAGTTGTACTTGACCTACGATGGCTATGGCAATGGTAAAAATGGTGCAAGTGTCCACAGTTATGGAAGTCACCGTTACCGCAAATACGGTCTGGGAAAATATGGCTACGGGAGATACGGCTATGGCAGATACGGACACGGCGGATTTTATGGATATAGCGGCTCGCGCCCTGAAAGACTTAAGACCGGCGAATATAAACAGGTAACTCTAATTTTGGAGTTTGTAGACCCCGATTCAGATCAACTAATCTGGCGTGGACGATACGTAGGCGCTGTTATGGACTGGGAAATAAGTGAAAGGAAAATCAGAGATGCCGTAAATCGGATTTTTAGAAAATTCCCTGGCAACCGAACAGAAACAACTGAAAACCGTTGGGTTTGGGATCGTGACAATTTGATCTTTAAACCTGTCGTTAACAAAAATGAGAGATAA